In Hypanus sabinus isolate sHypSab1 chromosome 10, sHypSab1.hap1, whole genome shotgun sequence, the genomic stretch GCTCTGTTGTTACAACTAATGCATGTAGCATAACATGATAAAAATACTAGGTCTTAGTCATCCTAAAGTACACAATTTCAGCCATTCTTATTAAAGGtaagtgttggcgcgtggcctagtgggcaaggcatcagactagtaacctgaaggtcactggttcaagcctcagctgaggcagcgtgtttgtatccttgagcaaggcacttaacaacacattgctctgcgatgtcaccgatgccaagctgtatgggtcctagtgcccttcacTTGGACAACagcggtggcgtggagaggggaaggcctgcagcttgggcaactgccggtctcccatacaacccttccCAGGCccgcgccctggaaactccaggcgcagatccatggtctctacAGACCGATGGATGCCACCACCATTACAGGTAGGACACTTACATTGCAGAGAACATAGTTATGGATTCACCAGGATATGCAAAGTATAGAACAGTATGTCAGCAACACTGGAAATATTTCTACTGGAATCTAAAATGTTTGTAAAACTGTGAAAAGTTTTTTCTTGAAGAGTAAGATTGAGATGGATCTTGAGAGTGAAACTTTTCACTCTTCACTGCCATTGCTCTGCATCCCATGGCGTAAGCGAGCATGAGAATCAAGGAATTCTTGTCAGTGATTCACTGCAGGCCATCAGGATGTGGTCCAACAGTAGCTCATCACAGAGTTCAGTGAAGAAGGAGACACTTGGGTTAACTGCTCGAAGCAGTCTGTGTCTAGTCACTTAGTTTGTTGAGTCATTTAGTTCATTCCTAGCTGATACTGGAACCAGATTTATCTAGAGACTCTGTTGTGattaaaagtgcaaaaaaaaaatccaaaagcaACGACTGGGTGTTACGAGTGCAAAGGGTGACAGCAGTGGGGAGAGGGAGTGTCAGCATGAGGAAGCAACAACAGGCGAAAGAATTTACGCCCGAGTCTAACAATATGTGAGTCTACGTTGCTAAAACTCACAGTATGACTTCACTGAAACATTATATGCTGTACAAGGAGAGGCAATACACTTGATGTTCAGAAACATCTAAAACCATCcataaaacatttaaaataataATCCATCCTCTTCATTTAAAAAATGGTGGATTTTTCATTTTTAAATGAAAATGTAAATAAACTCAATTAATTAAAATAAGCATCCATTCCTCTCTACTGGAGTGAATGGAGTTGCTGACTATTCCAGTCAGCTGGTAAGATTCTTTGGCAAGACTCTGCTTTCATTTGCTCTCCATCAGAGCATATTTGGGAAAACCATGGCAACGTATGTTTAGGATGCATATTTAGCATCCTTGAACAACCTGATACTAATAGCAATATGGCACAGGACATCTTACATTTCCTAACATACCCTAGTAAGTTCAAAGGTGTTTATAACCACTTATATGTATTATTATTTGACTTGTTAAAATTATTTGACTTTTTTCCACTGTGAGATGTTTTTGAgtatttctaaaaaaaaaatttaGGGTTTGACAGTCTGAATCATGATTTAGCCAACTGTCAAGATTTCTTCATTGATTTTAAGGGTAAGGCTTGTTAGGCACCAATAGAAGTTTAAAGAGCCTCCAGCAACACCCACAGGTTTCAACTGGACACGTTCTTATATTGATTTCAGATGTGCACCTACAGAACAAAATCTATTTTAAGTACTTTTTTGTTCAAGACTGTTGCTAAACTATCAAATTTACTTATGTCAGAAGAGGCCATTTGACTGTTCAGCATATGTTAGCCTCCAGTGCAGTCCCATCAGTCCCATTTCTCCCTCCCATTTCCCAATAACCTAATTTCTCTCATCACCCACCTACAACACAGTtaatttcatcatcatcatcatcatatgccatgtcatatgatttGGGCaaccatggtcttccatctgtctttatgAGTTAATTTACAATAGTAATTAACCTACCTACCATCAGGGAAGTGACAGGAAACTAGGACAACTAGAGGAAAATCCACAGgggagatggagaatgtggaaactgCACAGAGATAGTTGGTGGTGGTCAAGACTGGACTCAGCACACTGTAGCCGAGGGACTACCTGCTGCACTACTCCTCGGTTACTAAAAACATCAAAATCCTGCTTACCATCGGTAATGAAAGTTGCTGCCCTGAGACCCCCTGGGATTGTTGTGATTGTTTCTTCAACTCCTTTTCTTGATCCGGGTGAACCATTTGAAAAGGGTGCGAAATCCTATTTGAATTTCCATGCAATGCAACAGGACaagatgtgtgttgctttgtaccatctgcaaaacACACAACTTCATTCTTCACTTGAAAGGAAGGATTTGGTGATCTTTCATCGTTCCTCAATGTTGTGTGACCGAAATCAAAATTCAACCATGCATCCCTTAAATGTGTTGGATTGGAAAAATGATCTGAAATCACGTCAACCTTGTCAAGCATGTGCCTTTTATCGTTATCCGCCATCTGACAAGGAAGTCCATGGCAATGCTTTGGCTCATCTATTTTTACACTGGTGATAGACAGTGGCTTACGGGGTTTAACTGCATAAACTGCAATATTTAAAGGAAGTTGTCTGGTTGCATGGACATTACTTTCAGAATGAATTTCAATGCTAGATCCTTGGCCAGGAGTTGTTGCATACTGCACCACAGATTTTCCACATGCATCAGAGTCACGACTTTTGGTGCTCAAGGTGTTGAGGCTATCATCTTGTCCTGATGGTACATCCTTTGCAGACCACAGATGCATGCTACTGGTATTGAAAATTTCTGTTGCCTTTGAAGACCTTCGAAAGTTATTCTCTATTCGATTAGTTTTCTGAGGCAGAGATTTTCTTGGCCTCAATATTTTACCTTGTTTTTTCTCTTGCATAGGTAACACTTGGTTTTTATCTGAAGACAACTGTATTTTTGAACCAATATATTGGCTTTCAGTTACTAAGTCAGTTGCTTCACATGATACCTGGCTGCAATTATCCTCACTGCCCTTAGGACCTGTGTCATATCCAATAAATGGTGCTGATGTTTTAAAATCCCTTCCATCTTTCAGAACCTTCAGCCCTTGATTCTGTAGCATTGCTTCATGAGGGCCAGtacaactttttcttgcaacacGACTGTGTATTTCACAATTACTGTTACCCTCCTTCAAAGCATCCTCATGATCCTGTGAAAATACCAAGAATGTACTTGCAAG encodes the following:
- the soga3a gene encoding protein SOGA3a, which encodes MERKEAFGKEQCLLVTMDLKKHLEESEKNWSMEKMELLKCFDNERKEWECQLKDMQRKIEQIYWDVNSRQECKLHGQGQRKSRRDDWVPTDQGMEKNRNNSLFIEELSLESFKKGGHGQNVGSTENDKNCCSALNAALQEIAKVSEELCSYQEEVQKKMSTIRQKPYPYLQACQEKSNGSELLINETSSDEKNHMPNDTFKAFQPILSRHQKRSEDLHSEINRNHFTWDKFEISAGPSGGNGVNDTSLTRGKAPPIPPRTSSLYLASTFLVFSQDHEDALKEGNSNCEIHSRVARKSCTGPHEAMLQNQGLKVLKDGRDFKTSAPFIGYDTGPKGSEDNCSQVSCEATDLVTESQYIGSKIQLSSDKNQVLPMQEKKQGKILRPRKSLPQKTNRIENNFRRSSKATEIFNTSSMHLWSAKDVPSGQDDSLNTLSTKSRDSDACGKSVVQYATTPGQGSSIEIHSESNVHATRQLPLNIAVYAVKPRKPLSITSVKIDEPKHCHGLPCQMADNDKRHMLDKVDVISDHFSNPTHLRDAWLNFDFGHTTLRNDERSPNPSFQVKNEVVCFADGTKQHTSCPVALHGNSNRISHPFQMVHPDQEKELKKQSQQSQGVSGQQLSLPMTLLPVTVRLNERSFSRPARPQNRRLPSRWATRSPAAHKWPSQKCNQAFRFDIKTSAI